One window of the Sandaracinaceae bacterium genome contains the following:
- a CDS encoding XdhC/CoxI family protein codes for MTEALLGLLDEGGRGALATVVRSSGSTPQQPGARLLLLPGGETVGTIGGGAIEHHVMTELEACLRDGRPRVIEKDLGRDLGMCCGGRMEVFVEPVEGRPRLIVFGAGHVGKAVCDISGGLGFRRVVVDDREELNTEARFPGCERVIAEPAEAAGQVAPTERDWLLVVTHDHRLDEEAVDAFARLPHAYLGVIGSRRKIYRILQRIQARRGLPSLERLYAPVGLDLGAVSPEEIAVSIAAELVALRHGRVGAHMRAMDDPALQRVLGGELTPELAAQTE; via the coding sequence GTGACCGAAGCCCTGCTCGGGCTGCTGGATGAGGGCGGACGTGGCGCGCTGGCCACGGTGGTCCGGTCGAGCGGCTCGACGCCCCAGCAGCCCGGCGCGCGCTTGCTCCTGCTGCCCGGCGGCGAGACGGTCGGCACCATCGGGGGTGGCGCCATCGAGCACCACGTCATGACCGAGCTCGAGGCCTGCCTGCGCGACGGGCGCCCGAGGGTGATCGAGAAGGACCTGGGGCGCGATCTGGGCATGTGCTGCGGCGGACGAATGGAGGTCTTCGTGGAGCCAGTGGAGGGTCGCCCGCGCCTGATCGTGTTCGGCGCCGGGCACGTCGGGAAGGCGGTGTGCGACATCTCGGGGGGCCTCGGCTTCCGGCGGGTCGTCGTCGACGATCGGGAGGAGCTGAACACGGAGGCGCGCTTTCCCGGGTGCGAGCGCGTGATCGCCGAGCCCGCCGAGGCCGCGGGTCAGGTCGCGCCGACCGAGCGGGACTGGCTGCTCGTCGTCACGCACGATCACCGCCTCGACGAGGAGGCCGTCGACGCCTTCGCGCGCCTGCCGCACGCCTACCTCGGCGTCATCGGCAGCCGCCGCAAGATCTATCGCATCCTGCAGCGCATCCAGGCCAGGCGCGGCCTGCCGTCGCTCGAGCGGCTCTACGCCCCGGTCGGTCTCGACCTGGGCGCGGTGAGCCCGGAGGAGATCGCGGTCAGCATCGCGGCGGAGCTGGTCGCCCTGCGTCACGGTCGGGTCGGTGCCCACATGCGCGCGATGGACGACCCGGCGCTGCAGCGCGTGCTCGGCGGTGAGCTCACTCCGGAGCTGGCTGCGCAGACGGAATAG
- a CDS encoding phosphatase PAP2 family protein, which translates to MDVVSASFARRLLDWLRARDLELMGLGTLFFALVLGFFRIADRVQRGPLSIDERILMSLREPGDLAVGIGGEHFQGMVRDVTSLGSGTLTVLFTVGLLGYLLLTKRPAAALYVVIAVIGCWLLNDLLKDYFARARPTIVPHLMGASDPSFPSGHTMISATFYPTIAELFGRLIQRRRLRFYLLGLGVFVAALVGFTRIYLGVHYPSDVAAGLCLGFSWALLIGIVGRLLQRRGVVESRAEGEPLESPA; encoded by the coding sequence GTGGACGTCGTGTCCGCTTCGTTCGCCCGCCGCCTCCTGGACTGGCTCCGCGCTCGAGATCTCGAGCTGATGGGCCTCGGGACGCTCTTCTTCGCCCTCGTGCTCGGGTTCTTCCGCATCGCCGATCGCGTGCAGCGAGGCCCGCTCTCCATCGACGAGCGCATCCTCATGTCGCTCCGCGAGCCCGGAGACCTCGCGGTCGGGATCGGCGGCGAGCACTTCCAGGGCATGGTGCGCGACGTCACGTCCCTCGGCTCGGGCACCCTCACCGTGCTCTTCACCGTCGGGCTGCTCGGCTACCTGCTGCTGACCAAGCGCCCCGCGGCCGCGCTCTACGTGGTCATCGCGGTCATCGGCTGCTGGCTGCTGAACGATCTCCTGAAGGACTACTTCGCGCGCGCGCGCCCGACCATCGTGCCGCACCTGATGGGCGCGAGCGATCCGAGCTTCCCGAGCGGCCACACGATGATCTCCGCGACCTTCTACCCGACCATCGCCGAGCTCTTCGGTCGCCTCATCCAGCGCCGCAGGCTGCGCTTCTATCTGCTCGGCCTCGGCGTGTTCGTCGCGGCCCTCGTCGGCTTCACGCGCATCTACCTCGGCGTGCACTACCCGAGCGACGTGGCGGCCGGGCTCTGCCTCGGCTTCAGCTGGGCGCTGCTGATCGGCATCGTCGGCCGCCTGCTCCAGCGGCGCGGCGTGGTCGAGAGCCGCGCCGAAGGTGAGCCGCTCGAGTCACCCGCCTGA